One window of Aspergillus oryzae RIB40 DNA, chromosome 3 genomic DNA carries:
- a CDS encoding 3'-5'-exodeoxyribonuclease (tatD-related DNase): MGDTSKPLRYVDIGINFSDPVFRGEYHGKQVHESDLDDIIQRAREVGCEKFMVTGSDVEESRRAIEIAQNYPGFCYATVGVHPCQAKLFDEFSGGPSKMLDELRSLALESKKSGYAVAFGEIGLDYDRLFLSAKEPQLKYFEAQLDLAVEIQLPLFLHSRAASEDFERLLAPRLEKLPKKGLVHSFTGTMEEMKRMVALGLDVGVNGCSLKTEENLEVVKALPLERLQIETDGPWCEIRPSHASSKYLEGAPTLPKAVKKEKWQKGCMVKGRNEPIAIAHVAHVIAMVKGITVEEVCEAAWNNSVRMFGLGEGTS, translated from the exons ATGGGTGACACCAGTAAACCCTTAAGATATGTCGAC ATTGGGATCAATTTTAGTGATCCTGTTTTCAGGGGAGAGTACCACGGAAAACAGGTTCATGAAAGTGACTtggacgacatcatccagcgTGCTCGCGAAGTAGGCTGCGAAAAGTTCATGGTTACAGGTTCTGATGTGGAAGAGTCCCGGCGTGCTATCGAAATTGCCCAGAATTATC CTGGATTTTGCTATGCCACAGTCGGTGTTCATCCCTGTCAGGCGAAGCTCTTCGATGAATTTTCGGGTGGTCCGTCGAAAATGCTTGACGAACTGAGATCCCTTGCACTAGAGTCAAAGAAATCTGGATACGCAGTTGCGTTCGGTGAAATAGGTCTCGATTATGATCGGTTGTTCCTAAGCGCAAAAGAACCTCAATTGAAGTATTTCGAAGCTCAGTTGGATCTCGCGGTAGAGATACAACtacctctcttcctccattcCCGAGCTGCTAGCGAGGACTTTGAGCGGTTACTGGCACCCAGGCTCGAGAAACTTCCTAAGAAGGGTCTCGTTCACAGTTTTACCGGGActatggaggagatgaaacGCATGGTGGCCCTCGGTTTAGATGTTGGCGTCAACGGTTGCAGTTTAAAGACGGAGGAGAACCtggaggtggtgaaggcTTTACCTCTGGAACGACTTCAAATAGAAACGGATGGCCCGTGG TGCGAAATCCGCCCGTCTCATGCATCCTCCAAATATCTAGAAGGTGCACCGACGCTACCAAAGGCTGTcaaaaaggagaaatggCAAAAGGGTTGTATGGTTAAGGGTCGCAACGAGCCTATTGCTATCGCCCATGTCGCTCACGTCATTGCGATGGTGAAGGGTATCACTGTTGAGGAAGTTTGCGAAGC TGCCTGGAACAACTCAGTTAGGATGTTTGGGCTTGGCGAAGGAACATCGTAG
- the yphA gene encoding tyrosine phosphatase family protein (predicted protein tyrosine phosphatase), with protein sequence MDPEEKTPDHVINGILEILLNKANHPILIHCNKGKHRTGCVVACFRKVQGWNLRDVLDEYLSYSWPKSRALDERFIGAFDATKLDQVAKESGAKLWKPTGSHRNPEPYMLRSTF encoded by the exons ATG GATCCGGAAGAGAAGACCCCTGATCATGTAATCAATGGTATCCTCGAAATTCTTCTTAACAAGGCCAATCATCCGATCCTTATTCATTGCAACAAGGGAAAG CATCGTACTGGCTGCGTAGTGGCCTGCTTCCGAAAGGTCCAAGGTTGGAACTTGCGCGATGTTCTTGACGAATATTTAAGTTATTCCTGGCCAAAATCTAGAGCTCTAGATGAAAGGTTTATCGGAGCGTTCGATGCAACCAAACTCGACCAGGTGGCTAAGGAGTCTGGTGCCAAACTGTGGAAACCCACCGGTAGCCACAGGAATCCGGAGCCCTATATGTTGCGTTCCACATTTTGA
- a CDS encoding uncharacterized protein (predicted protein): MQFSAPENSGVTPRMERPYRADEVVGHSKGSTPGSILLANDTCQVSEFISLFNLGFSTLVRDNPPSIYKYPILEKSKLQSLSRIAPSVFSLRYRELLPLKHHNAAMQRNAASDKHRNQGKHRRECPISRRLGHQ; the protein is encoded by the exons ATGCAATTCTCAG CGCCTGAGAATAGCGGAGTCACGCCGCGCATGGAAAGACCTTATCGCGCCGACGAAGTTGTTGGACATTCCAAAGGTTCTACCCCTGGAAGTATTCTACTGGCCAACGATACCTGCCAAGTCTCAGAGTTCATATCCTTGTTCAACCTCGGATTCAGCACACTTGTGCGCGACAACCCACCCAGCATTTACAAATATCCCATactggagaagagcaagctaCAGTCTCTTTCTCGAATCGCTCCTTCAGTATTCAGTCTTAGATATCGCGAA CTGCTGCCCTTGAAGCATCACAACGCT GCCATGCAGCGAAACGCTGCGTCAGATAAACACCGTAACCAAGGAAAACATCGAAGAGAATGTCCAATTTCACGACGACTGGGACATCaatga
- a CDS encoding putative amino acid transporter (amino acid transporter protein) — MPRDEAQDLLLADQNGIDRLESQSLLPESPSEERDALTPFDTTPHSPISPPTLSDETQHQRQSSFAQPVAEGQRRAPRTLNRVRFDLDDDTDDEHRSNGYPRHSGDSWLEGEDYARGDNTRSGRSATGQTVPLLTDIEAPSVTLATSDDFFPEEHLENARPRSGMRMAFMNMANSIIGAGIIGQPYALRQAGMLMGLTLLVALTVAVDWTIRLIVINSKLSGADSYQATMQHCFGKSGLIAISIAQWAFAFGGMIAFCIIVGDTIPHVLGSLFPSLRDMSFLWLLTDRRAVIVLLVLGISYPLSLYRDIAKLAKASTLALLSMVVILVAVLTQGFRVPSESRGEVKSLMIVNSGFFQAVGVISFGRSQTALLIYGSLKKPTLDRFARVTHYSTGVSLAMCLTMGISGFLFFGSQTQGNVLNNFPSDNIIVNVARFCLGLNMLTTLPLEAFVCREVMTTYYFSDEPFNMNRHIIFTSALVVSAMTMALITCDLGAVFELIGATSAAALAYIFPPLCYIKLSNASRKAKIPAYLCIVFGITVMGVSLLQAIAKMIRSKLKTLN, encoded by the exons ATGCCCAGGGATGAAGCTCAAGACCTGCTCCTGGCTGACCAGAATGGAATTGACAGGCTGGAGTCTCAGTCCTTACTTCCAGAGTCCCCCAGTGAGGAGCGCGATGCGTTAACCCCTTTTGATACAACTCCCCATTCCCCGATCTCTCCTCCCACCTTATCCGATGAAACACAGCACCAGCGACAGTCCTCGTTCGCTCAACCGGTGGCCGAAGGCCAACGGCGGGCTCCCCGCACCTTAAATCGCGTTAGATTTGACCTGGACGACGACACAGACGACGAGCATCGATCGAATGGCTATCCTCGACACTCGGGAGACTCGTGGCTAGAGGGGGAAGACTACGCCCGCGGGGACAATACTCGGTCAGGAAGGAGTGCCACAGGGCAGACGGTCCCCCTTCTGACAGATATAGAAGCGCCGAGTGTCACTCTTGCAACATCCGACGACTTTTTCCCCGAAGAGCACCTTGAGAATGCAAGGCCGAGGAGTGGAATGCGAATGGCCTTCATGAATATGGCGAACAGTATCATAGGAGCTGGTATCATCGGGCAGCCTTATGCACTGCGGCAGGCAGGAATGCTGATGGGCTTAACACTTTTGGTTGCGCTTACAGTCGCAGTAGACTGGACCATTCGATTGATAGTGATCAACTCCAAATTGAGCGGCGCGGATTCATACCAGGCAACTATGCAGCACTGTTTCGGGAAAAGTGGCCTCATTGCTATATCCATTGCTCAGTGGGCATTTGCTTTCGGCGGCATGATTGCATTCTGTATCATTGTTGGCGACACCATTCCGCACGTGCTCGGCTCATTGTTCCCTTCACTTCGAGATATGTCGTTTCTGTGGCTTCTTACCGACAGACGAGCAGTAATAgtccttcttgtcctggGTATTTCTTACCCATTGTCACTATATCGGGATATTGCCAAG CTGGCCAAAGCGTCTACTTTAGCGTTACTGAGTATGGTGGTCATTCTGGTCGCTGTGCTAACACAGGGGTTCCGTGTCCCCTCGGAATCCCGAGGAGAAGTGAAAAGCCTGATGATTGTTAATTCCGGCTTCTTCCAGGCTGTTGGAGTGATATCTTTCGGTAGGTCTCAAACAGC CCTCCTCATATATGGTTCTCTGAAGAAGCCGACTTTGGATCGCTTTGCGAGGGTGACCCACTACTCCACCGGAGTGTCACTCGCGATGTGCCTGACTATGGGCATCTCggggtttcttttctttggttcccAAACTCAAGGAAACGTGCTCAATAACTTCCCATCTGATAATATTATCGTCAATGTAGCACGGTT TTGCCTTGGCTTGAACATGCTCACGACTTTGCCATTGGAGGCTTTTGTATGCCGTGAAGTCATGACAACCTATTACTTTTCGGATGAGCCCTTCAACATGAATCGGCATATTATTTTCACGTCGGCGCTGGTTGTGTCAGCCATGACCATGGCTTTGATTACCTGCGACCTTGGAGCGGTATTCGAACTCATCGGGGCAACAAGTGCCGCCGCTCTTGCATAcatctttcctcctctgtgCTATATCAAGCTAAGCAATGCCTCTCGAAAGGCCAAGATCCCCGCATATTTGTGCATTGTCTTTGGGATAACCGTCATGGGTGTTAGCCTACTGCAAGCAATTGCGAAAATGATCAGAAGTAAGTTGAAGACTCTAAACTAG
- a CDS encoding uncharacterized protein (predicted protein) translates to MCIVTRNILSKTNGMHVFCFTGLHSFPFHSAFALNFLSVAQNNSTLSFLPNILSLFLFTLPLSLSIFCIPLHVHNVLCYMPLSFATQITLSLITYIHFISLLLALAPKSFTGDSITPHFLQFCICICLCLHIVSLSCLHCQYLFVNMDQDKKERLSRLQMEDLGTARREHISTTDSRKVKKARLEDIEATRLSNQPGTEAQRLAEQNRQQLTEWKNVFQKLGDTDDLENLDELLNGQSHRLQLRAALHGSGSYDSGRSLKATDDYPKPSEALLSASTRGSRSRGRGGGIAGTRGRGDIRAVTVRLPSGTSNRASASKPGHHVQQASGARKASLDPALEINNSDPYGKGRGKQAQNQPPYQFGKNRGSDERSQVSTVVKTRRPITVNLPRLLSPPECFLEEARKLLQRVSETAPATTQNESNLPSAPSTASPRENRMEQPITTQKALLSNTKAVASHDEPASVTTLTIAPHENPEPQLSAAQVTADRVIKDNLSENAESTIVISKTTRKDQSASESVLKTPEESLLDLSSTPPTKDSFMRDDNLIMSPSLQELEGLEFMQSLTNTPGSTSSPIVQRPECEEPLKSTAFEEKSSATTQADEDGACDKFQRDIEMLCPVNKMIRKTGAPDDQLQQSVHAPKENKTPVTRSTGQALGGLQASIYAIREENKPIR, encoded by the exons ATGTGTATTGTAACAAGGAATATATTGTCCAAAACAAACGGTATGCATGTTTTTTGCTTCACGGGACTTCACTCTTTCCCGTTTCACTCTGCGTTTGCATTGAACTTTTTGTCAGTAGCTCAAAACAATTCaactctttcctttctccccaaCATCCTttcgcttttcctcttcaccctcccaCTCTCGCTTTCTATTTTTTGTATTCCTCTACATGTTCATAACGTTCTTTGCTATATgcctctttcctttgcaaCTCAGATAACACTGTCTCTCATCACATACATTCACTTcatttctctgcttcttgctcttgctCCTAAATCATTCACTGGGGATTCTATTAcccctcattttcttcaattctgtaTCTGTATCTGCCTCTGTTTACATATTGTATCACTTTCTTGCTTGCATTGTCAATACCTGTTCGTAAACATGGATCAGGACAAAAAGGAGCGTCTTAGCCGGCTCCAGATG GAAGATCTGGGAACCGCCAGGCGTGAACACATCTCTACCACAGATAGCAGGAAGGTAAAAAAGGCCCGCTTAGAAGATATCGAAGCCACTCGACTGTCGAATCAGCCGGGGACAGAGGCTCAGCGTTTAGCTGAGCAGAACCGGCAACAGCTCACCGAGTGGAAGA ACGTGTTCCAAAAGCTAGGAGACACTGATGATTTAGAGAATCTCGATGAGCTCCTAAATGGTCAAAGTCACCGTCTTCAACTGAGAGCCGCTTTGCACGGATCTGGCAGTTATGACAGCGGCAGGTCTTTAAAGGCGACGGACGACTATCCTAAACCATCAGAAGCTTTGCTCTCAGCGTCTACTAGGGGTTCTAGATCACGAGGTCGAGGTGGCGGTATAGCTGGCACGAGAGGCCGTGGCGATATCAGAGCTGTAACTGTCAG ACTTCCTTCCGGTACTTCCAACCGTGCTTCTGCTTCTAAGCCAGGGCATCACGTACAACAAGCTTCTGGCGCCCGCAAGGCATCACTAGACCCAGCTCTAGAAATAAATAACAGCGATCCTTACGGGAAAGGTCGCGGGAAACAGGCGCAGAATCAGCCACCGTATCAGTTTGGGAAGAACAGAGGAA GTGACGAAAGGAGTCAAGTATCTACTGTTGTCAAAACTAGACGACCAAT CACTGTCAACTTACCAAGGCTTCTTAGCCCTCCTGAGTGTTTTCtagaagaagccagaaaatTACTCCAGAGGGTCTCAGAGACCGCACCTGCTACTACCCAGAATGAATCTAACCTCCCTAGTGCTCCTTCAACGGCTTCACCTCGCGAAAACCGAATGGAACAACCCATTACCACACAAAAGGCCCTTCTGTCAAACACTAAAGCTGTGGCCAGTCATGATGAACCAGCATCAGTGACTACCCTGACAATAGCGCCCCATGAGAATCCAGAGCCACAACTCAGCGCTGCCCAAGTCACTGCTGATCGAGTCATTAAAGACAACCTCAGCGAAAACGCAGAATCTACTATCGTTATCTCCAAAACTACAAGGAAGGATCAGTCTGCTTCGGAATCCGTTCTCAAAACTCCAGAGGAATCTCTTCTTGATTTGAGCAGTACACCACCCACAAAGGACTCTTTTATGAGAGACGACAACCTGATAATGAGCCCTTCGCTCCAAGAGCTGGAGGGTCTAGAATTTATGCAGAGCTTAACAAACACCCCCGGAAGCACGTCGTCCCCTATCGTCCAGAGGCCTGAATGTGAAGAGCCCTTAAAGAGTACAGCCTTTGAGGAGAAAAGCTCGGCTACTACTCaagctgatgaagatggagccTGCGACAAATTCCAACGTGATATAGAAATGCTCT GCCCAGTAAACAAGATGATTCGAAAAACAGGTGCACCGGATGATCAGTTGCAGCAGTCAGTACACGCGCCAAAGGAGAATAAAACCCCAGTGACTCGATCGACTGGGCAAGCCTTGGGTGGCCTTCAAGCTTCGATCTATGCTATTCGTGAGGAAAACAAACCCATCCGTTGA
- a CDS encoding RAD52 DNA repair protein RADC (DNA repair and recombination protein RAD52/RAD22) encodes MPNTTDTTSANPFEERPRRMNEYTAREIATLQARLDKKLGPEYISSRPGAAGQRVHYLAADKCINLANEVFGFNGWSSSIQQIQIDFVDESPNTGKISLGLSVVVRVTLKDGTYHEDIGYGHIENCKGKAAAFEKAKKEGTTDALKRTLRNFGNVLGNCIYDKDYVSKVTKVKTAPARWDVDDLHRHPDFAPIKKEPVQQKPMQEDDDLPPRPTDAGKNNSNSADTAFDADGEFGSDLFDEADFGVAATGNPDEIVIDPDTQRFQQPPTPLNRQNGPAPYRGPQQHNPLAAARPHSAIATPSKPERPPNQAAAARQIPPPALNGRPNPAAPAHNPQHNLPSGRIPPAQPRPNQDTAMPGASGQMPIKREQVPNPNDPGTQDMLPPGSSPMPSASFFSARAVDLLRDNPQANAAPAFDPHAESPSIRKTAGVDHSKSVPISKPMLASVSPAANNTRDFVNPSQDMHRKIGAPSGIGSPMNRGQTTSSYRPLTRPNIDPKNAVNTTAANRGVGPQNLNGKRPPLSDVTNASTLGGSGPAPIGGAIDPKRPKINDGPLPHQQQQHPQ; translated from the exons ATGCCCAACACGACAGACACTACATCAGCAAACCCCTTTGAGGAACGTCCTCGCCGCATGAATGAGTATACAGCTCGGGAGATCGCCACACTGCAAGCACGGCTCGATAAGAAATTAGGCCCCGAATACATCTCCTCTAGGCCAGGCGCCGCGGGACAGAGAGTCCATTATCTGGCTGCAGACAAATGCATTAACCTAGCCAACGAGGTCTTTGGTTTCAATGGGTGGTCAAGTTCGATACAACAAATTCAGATCGATTTC GTTGACGAGAGCCCAAATACGGGGAAGATTAGCTTGGGCTTGTCAGTTGTAGTGAGGGTGACTCTAAAGGATGGGACCTACCATGAG GATATCGGGTACGGCCACATTGAGAACTGTAAAGGGAAAGCTGCGGCTTtcgaaaaagcaaagaaagaaggaaccACAGATGCCCTAAAGCGTACATTGAGGAACTTCGGCAACGTCCTGGGCAATTGCATTTATGATAAGGATTACGTATCGAAAGTGACGAAAGTGAAGACAGCGCCT GCAAGATGGGACGTGGATGACCTTCACCGACACCCTGATTTCGCACCcatcaagaaagaaccagTTCAACAGAAGCCGATgcaggaggatgatgatctccCTCCTCGCCCGACTGATGCGGGAAAGAACAACAGTAACTCAGCCGATACTGCCTTTGATGCTGATGGAGAGTTCGGAA GTGATTTATTTGACGAAGCGGACTTTGGAGTCGCCGCAACTGGAAACCCAGATGAAATAGTAATAGACCCAGATACCCAAAGATTTCAGCAGCCACCAACACCTCTGAACCGTCAAAATGGCCCAGCCCCGTACAGGGGCCCTCAACAGCATAACCCCTTAGCCGCTGCAAGACCCCATTCCGCCATTGCCACACCATCCAAACCAGAAAGACCGCCGAACCAGGCAGCTGCCGCTAGACAGATACCACCTCCTGCTCTGAATGGCAGACCAAACCCTGCTGCACCCGCCCACAACCCGCAACACAACCTTCCAAGCGGAAGAATACCACCAGCTCAACCAAGACCTAATCAAGACACAGCCATGCCCGGTGCAAGTGGTCAGATGCCCATCAAACGGGAACAAGTTCCTAATCCCAACGACCCCGGAACCCAGGACATGCTCCCACCAGGAAGCTCACCGATGCCATCTGCCTCATTCTTCTCAGCTCGAGCAGTCGATCTCCTACGTGACAACCCACAAGCAAACGCAGCCCCGGCATTCGACCCCCATGCAGAAAGCCCATCCATCCGCAAGACAGCTGGCGTCGACCACAGTAAGAGCGTCCCGATTTCCAAACCCATGCTTGCCAGCGTATCCCCCGCCGCCAACAATACCCGTGACTTCGTCAACCCTTCTCAAGATATGCATCGGAAAATCGGCGCTCCTAGCGGAATAGGCAGTCCCATGAATCGAGGCCAGACAACCTCATCTTACCGCCCATTAACAAGACCGAACATCGACCCCAAGAATGCTGTGAATACTACAGCTGCAAACCGGGGCGTCGGGCCACAAAATCTAAATGGGAAACGACCTCCCCTAAGTGATGTGACTAATGCATCCACTTTAGGCGGCAGCGGGCCTGCTCCCATTGGTGGTGCGATAGACCCTAAGAGGCCGAAAATCAACGACGGGCCTCTTCCacaccaacagcaacaacatccGCAATAG
- a CDS encoding uncharacterized protein (predicted protein), translating into MAPSDLDQLIEMGFDKERAELAVTKSGGLQGALEWLEANQDKSLEEIKAESKNDDEEEGPQLQPGEEARSLVCNECGKKFRSHAQAEFHASKSQHVDFSESTEELKPLTEEEKKAKLEDLRQKLAAKRSVQSVQDKIDQKRNEEIRRKSTKESQDAKEELQRKQMMKEAEKKKQEKLADIEAKRRVKAKIEADKEERRRKAERERAERAGVAPSAEPASAPSATSSGPSTSKPASAYTETRLRFQTPKGNILKTLPVTTTLFEVAAALKQEDGIDVQSFLQTFPRKVFDSEYYGESLKDLGLTPSASLVVQ; encoded by the exons ATGGCTCCCTCAGACTTGGACCAGCTCATTGAAATGGGCTTTGATAAGGAACGGGCCGAGTTGGCTGTTACCAAGAGCGGTGGCC tccAGGGTGCTTTGGAATGGCTCGAAGCGAATCAAGACAAATCATTAGAGGAGATAAAGGCTGAGtccaagaatgatgatgaggaagagggccCCCAGCTCCAACCGGGCGAGGAAGCTAGGAGCCTGGTCTGCAATGAATGTGGAAAGAAATTTCGAAGCCATGCACAAGCGGAATTCCATGCCTCCAAGTCTCAACATGTTGATTTCTCGGAATCTACGGAGGAACTCAAGCCTCTCacggaggaagaaaagaaggcaaaacTCGAAGACCTCAGACAGAAGCTGGCAGCGAAGCGATCGGTGCAGTCTGTGCAGGATAAGATTgaccagaagagaaatgaa GAAATCCGGCGAAAGAGCACGAAAGAATCCCAAGACGCGAAAGAGGAGCTCCAGAGgaagcaaatgatgaaggaagcagagaagaagaaacaggaaaagctGGCAGACATCGAAGCGAAACGACGTGTCAAGGCGAAGATTGAAGCTGATAAAGAAGAGCGGCGACGGAAGGCTGAGCGGGAGCGCGCAGAACGAGCGGGTGTAGCGCCTTCAGCTGAACCAGCTTCTGCTCCATCTGCCACAAGCTCGGGCCCTTCCACATCGAAGCCCGCATCTGCCTACACCGAAACTCGTCTGAGATTTCAAACCCCTAAGGGAAACATTCTGAAGACGCTTCCTGTCACGACCACGCTGTTCGAGGTTGCTGCGGCTCTCAAACAGGAAGATGGCATTGACGTTCAGAGCTTCTTGCAGACCTTCCCAAGAAAGGTATTTGATTCTGAATACTACGGGGAGTCACTAAAGGACCTTGGCCTTACACCCAGTGCAAGCCTCGTAGTCCAGTGA
- a CDS encoding putative integral ER membrane protein Scs2 (VAMP-associated protein involved in inositol metabolism) has translation MSIMLEPPELAFKLCQILHLNNENQEPVVFKVKTTAPKHYCVRPNSGRIEPGKSVDVQVLLQAMKDEPAPDAKCKDKFLVQTVAVTRDMEFANVTSIFEKASKASIQERKIRVNWLSAEDSPAAEQGDTNGVNVPDDEPPAYTSPAANFQTPAVGAASKVANDTSPIPPPDFSDKRDIATPQTNESKISSAKAAIASAIPTSGEDLSAQLAEAKAQIQNLKDRLADQGLRQRKIGGETEKSAAPALQQQHAQSVEAGVPVQMVAGLCLLSFLIAYFFF, from the exons ATGTCTATCATGCTCGAGCCGCCCGAGTTGGCCTTCAAGC TCTGCCAGATCCTACATCTCAATAATGAAAATCAGGAGCCTGTTGTTTTCAAG GTTAAAACGACCGCCCCGAAACA CTACTGTGTCCGCCCCAACTCGGGACGGATAGAACCCGGAAAGAGCGTTGATGTCCAAG TGTTGCTACAGGCCATGAAAGACGAGCCTGCCCCAGATGCCAAATGCAAGGACAAGTTCCTCGTCCAAACTGTCGCGGTAACTCGTGATATGGAGTTTGCAAACGTCACTTCTATC TTTGAAAAGGCTTCCAAGGCTTCAATCCAGGAGCGCAAGATCCGCGTGAACTGGTTATCTGCCGAGGACTCCCCAGCCGCCGAGCAGGGAGATACAAACGGTGTT AATGTGCCGGATGATGAACCCCCTGCCTATACTTCTCCCGCTGCAAACTTTCAGACCCCTGCTGTAGGAGCTGCCAGCAAAGTCGCCAACGACACGTCACCAATCCCACCGCCAGATTTCAGCGATAAGCGGGACATCGCTACCCCACAGACGAATGAATCCAAGATCTCCTCTGCTAAGGCAGCCATTGCAAGCGCTATTCCAACCTCGGGTGAAGACCTAAGTGCACAGCTTGCCGAGGCTAAGGCGCAGATTCAGAATCTGAAAGACAGGCTGGCAGACCAGGGCTTGAGGCAAAGGAAGATCGGCGGCGAGACCGAAAAATCAGCTGCGCCGGCGTTGCAACAACAGCACGCTCAATCCGTCGAGGCCGGAGTACCGGTGCAAATGGTGGCTGGTTTGTGCCTGCTAAGTTTCTTGATTGcgtactttttcttctag
- a CDS encoding sphingolipid delta(4)-desaturase family protein (fatty acid desaturase), translating to MPSAVVTTDSPHLRVSAAKNKDLDAQNDQRSVRIPPSESSIVEDQFFWTYTEEPHRSRRQAIIKAHPEVTKLCGYEPLTKYVVFGVVSLQICCAYLLRDTSMLSWRFLATAYLIGATANQNLFLAIHEISHNLAFRSPMGNRLLAIFANLPIGVPYSAAFRPYHLTHHKSLGVAGLDTDLPTAVEAFLLDSLLGKAFFCTFQILFYALRPMFIYSPPFTYIHTLNLAVQLSFDYALVKFCGGSLQPFFYLILSSFLAGSLHPCAGHFIAEHYFFSKVDHGTESITEQKAKSTEKKQPHPLDNLPPPETYSYYGPLNILTYNVGLHNEHHDFPAIPWTRLPALHRIASEFYEPLPSHRSWVWVIWTFILDKNVGMWCRVKRAQGGRLVGGGGKSGRSGETISAESAGPEENEDGWKESELQN from the exons ATGCCCTCCGCCGTCGTGACCACCGATAGTCCGCATCTCCGCGTGTCCGCCGCGAAGAACAAGGATCTCGATGCACAGAATGACCAGCGGTCGGTTCGAATTCCACCGTCAGAGTCGTCTATAGTCGAGGACCAATTCTTTTGGACATATACGGAAGAGCCTCACCGTTCAAGACGGCAAGCGATTATCAAAGCCCATCCAGAG GTTACCAAGCTCTGTGGTTATGAGCCTCTCACTAAATATGTGGTGTTTGGTGTTGTCTCCCTCCAGATATGCTGTGCATATCTACTCCGGGACACCTCGATGCTGTCCTGGCGGTTTCTTGCAACCGCATACTTGATCGGAGCAACTGCCAATCAgaacctcttcctcgctaTCCATGAGATTTCTCATAACCTGGCCTTCCGGTCCCCAATGGGTAATCGTCTGTTGGCGATTTTTGCCAATCTCCCTATTGGGGTGCCTTACAGTGCTGCGTTCCGG CCCTACCACCTAACGCATCATAAATCCCTTGGTGTTGCAGGCCTCGATACCGATCTTCCGACTGCTGTTGAGGCCTTCCTCCTTGACTCCCTCCTCGgcaaggccttcttctgcACTTTTCAGATCCTCTTCTACGCCCTCCGGCCTATGTTCATCTACAGCCCGCCCTTCACCTACATCCACACTCTGAACCTCGCCGTCCAACTCTCCTTCGACTACGCACTCGTCAAATTCTGCGGCGGCTCACTACAGcccttcttctacctcaTTCTCAGCTCATTCCTCGCCGGCTCGCTCCATCCATGCGCTGGCCACTTCATCGCAGAACattatttcttctccaaagtcGATCACGGAACAGAGTCCATCACAGAGCAGAAGGCGAAATccaccgaaaagaaacagcCCCATCCCTTGGATAACCTCCCTCCCCCGGAGACATACTCCTACTATGGGCCCCTCAACATCCTGACTTACAACGTAGGTCTGCATAATGAACATCACGATTTCCCCGCGATCCCTTGGACAAGATTACCTGCGCTCCATCGCATCGCGAGCGAGTTTTACGAGCCGCTGCCTTCTCATCGTTCCTGGGTGTGGGTTATCTGGACGTTTATTCTGGACAAGAATGTCGGGATGTGGTGTCGGGTTAAGAGAGCCCAGGGGGGCCGGCTTGTCGGTGGTGGCGGGAAGTCCGGACGTAGCGGAGAGACTATCTCGGCTGAGTCGGCTGGGCcggaggaaaatgaagatggGTGGAAGGAGAGTGAACTTCAAAACTGA
- a CDS encoding uncharacterized protein (metallopeptidase), with protein MAAQASEDLQKLDQAMESYEVELNGTMHPVKCIRNLNGHNIDQHVIHGGKSVPIVKGGDQTKMEEGEVFAIETFGSTGKGYVREDMETSHYALVPNASPVPLRLSSAKNLLNVINKNFGTLPFCRRYLDRLGQDKYLLGVRR; from the exons ATGGCTGCTCAGGCTAGCGAGGATCTGCAGAAGCTTGACC AGGCCATGGAAAGTTATGAAGTTGAACTCAACGGGACCATGCATCCCGTGAAGTGTATTAGGAACCTCAACGGTCACAACATTGACCAGCACGTCATCCACGGAGGCAAGAGTGTTCCGATTGTGAAGGGTGGTGACCAGACCAAGATGGAGGAAGGTGAAGTTTTCGCCATTGAGACCTTCGGTAGTACCGGAAAGGGCTACGTGCGAGAAGAC ATGGAAACCTCCCATTACGCTTTGGTTCCTAATGCCTCTCCGGTGCCTCTGCGTCTCTCTTCGGCCAAGAATCTGTTGAATGTGATCAACAAGAACTTCGGCACTTTGCCCTTCTGCCGTCGTTATCTTGACCGACTTGGACAGGATAAATATCTTCTTGGAGTAAGACGATAA